One bacterium genomic window carries:
- a CDS encoding ATP-binding protein, translating to MASPAPPRARRIGPALARWAASASLAAAGIAAVQAPPPWPWVGIGAVALGVVSLMLQYRIHRRERSVAEALIEELEAEGLEMSRSRDLYGSLLSALPVGVVAVQSGQAVYANPAAIEVLGDRVTQAGAPMPGAVREVMEEAVAGRSSSGRFSQGLPRRVMEVAALPVGEGLVLLHLSDITERSRIDRMRQDFVIAASHELKTPVAAIKAAAETVLLALEDDQDVVSSFSGRILDNAVRMSRTVSDLLDLSRLESGILPLEACDLAEVVGEVVERFVTARPSIEWDAEPTLVMGNPSYLALACRNLLENAVRHTPDDGRIRVAMGTADGEATVVVTDDGTGIPSDELPRIFERFYRVDAARSRATGGTGLGLAIVRHVADLHHGRIEVESRLGQGSTFRLRIPVRPPS from the coding sequence ATGGCCTCTCCGGCCCCTCCACGCGCCCGCCGTATCGGTCCGGCGCTCGCCCGGTGGGCGGCATCGGCGAGTCTGGCGGCGGCCGGCATCGCCGCGGTGCAGGCGCCTCCGCCATGGCCGTGGGTAGGCATAGGGGCGGTGGCGCTGGGGGTGGTCTCGTTGATGCTCCAGTACCGGATCCATCGGCGGGAGCGGAGCGTTGCCGAAGCCCTGATCGAGGAACTCGAGGCGGAGGGGCTGGAGATGTCGAGGAGCCGGGACCTGTACGGATCGCTCCTTTCCGCGCTGCCGGTGGGCGTGGTGGCCGTTCAATCAGGCCAGGCCGTGTACGCCAACCCGGCCGCCATCGAGGTGCTCGGGGACCGGGTGACCCAGGCAGGCGCACCCATGCCGGGCGCGGTGCGGGAGGTCATGGAGGAAGCGGTCGCCGGCCGGTCCTCGTCGGGCCGGTTCTCGCAGGGACTGCCCCGCCGGGTGATGGAGGTTGCGGCCCTACCCGTCGGAGAGGGTCTGGTGTTGCTCCATCTGTCCGACATAACCGAGCGTTCCCGGATCGACCGGATGCGCCAGGACTTCGTGATCGCGGCGTCACACGAACTCAAGACCCCGGTGGCGGCGATCAAGGCGGCGGCCGAGACGGTCCTGCTGGCGCTCGAGGATGACCAGGATGTGGTGTCCAGTTTCTCGGGACGCATCCTCGACAACGCGGTCCGAATGTCGAGGACCGTCTCCGACCTCCTCGACCTGTCCCGTCTGGAGTCGGGCATTCTGCCGTTGGAGGCCTGCGACCTGGCGGAGGTGGTGGGAGAGGTGGTGGAGCGGTTCGTCACCGCACGCCCCTCGATCGAGTGGGATGCCGAGCCGACCCTGGTGATGGGTAACCCCTCCTACCTGGCGCTGGCGTGCCGGAACCTGCTGGAGAACGCGGTGCGCCACACCCCCGATGACGGCCGGATCCGGGTGGCGATGGGCACCGCCGACGGGGAGGCGACCGTGGTGGTCACGGACGACGGAACCGGTATTCCCTCGGACGAGCTGCCCCGGATATTCGAGCGTTTCTACCGGGTCGACGCGGCGCGCTCGCGGGCCACCGGCGGGACGGGTCTCGGCCTGGCGATCGTCAGGCACGTGGCCGACCTGCACCATGGCCGCATCGAGGTGGAGAGCAGGCTGGGGCAGGGTTCCACCTTCCGGCTTCGCATCCCGGTTCGCCCCCCTTCGTAG
- a CDS encoding alpha-ketoacid dehydrogenase subunit beta — protein MDSNRTGARTMTYIEAITDGLATEMRRDPDVLVMGEDIGGDFGGAFKATKGLEAEFGARRVMNTPMTELAFIGAATGMGLMGLRPVIEVQFADFISTGFDSIVQYAATTHYRWQAAVPWVIRAPADGGIRSGPFHSQNPEAWFVHTPGLKVVAPATPADAKGLLLAAIRDNNPVIYFESKPLYRSLRGEVPEGDRATPIGRARIAREGHHVTVITYGEMVRQALAAADGLAPELAVEVIDLRTLKPLDRDTITASVRKTGRAVVVHAANRLAGVGAEIAADLGQTSFEHLDAPIHRVGGLDVPVPFSPPLEDAYRPGAEDIMAAIRETVAY, from the coding sequence ATGGACAGCAACCGGACCGGCGCCCGCACCATGACCTATATCGAGGCCATCACGGACGGGTTGGCGACCGAGATGCGACGTGATCCCGACGTCCTGGTCATGGGCGAGGACATCGGAGGCGATTTCGGCGGCGCCTTCAAGGCCACCAAGGGCCTGGAAGCCGAGTTCGGCGCCCGGAGGGTGATGAACACACCGATGACCGAGCTGGCCTTCATCGGCGCCGCCACCGGCATGGGTCTGATGGGCCTCCGCCCCGTGATCGAGGTGCAGTTTGCCGACTTCATCTCCACGGGCTTCGACTCCATCGTCCAGTACGCCGCCACCACCCATTACCGGTGGCAGGCGGCCGTTCCTTGGGTGATCCGGGCCCCGGCCGACGGGGGGATCCGCTCGGGCCCCTTCCACAGCCAGAACCCGGAGGCGTGGTTCGTGCACACCCCCGGCCTCAAGGTGGTGGCGCCGGCCACGCCGGCCGACGCCAAGGGGCTCCTGCTGGCGGCGATCCGGGACAACAACCCGGTCATCTACTTCGAGTCGAAGCCGCTCTACCGGAGCCTTCGGGGCGAGGTTCCGGAGGGGGACCGCGCCACCCCGATCGGGCGGGCGCGGATCGCGAGGGAAGGCCATCACGTAACCGTCATCACCTACGGCGAGATGGTGCGCCAGGCCCTGGCGGCAGCCGACGGCCTGGCGCCGGAGCTCGCCGTGGAGGTCATAGATCTCCGCACCCTGAAACCGCTCGACCGCGACACGATCACGGCGTCGGTACGCAAGACGGGCCGGGCCGTGGTGGTACACGCCGCCAACCGGCTGGCCGGGGTGGGCGCCGAGATCGCGGCGGATCTCGGCCAGACCTCCTTCGAGCACCTGGATGCGCCCATCCACCGGGTGGGTGGCCTCGACGTGCCGGTGCCGTTCAGCCCGCCGCTGGAAGACGCCTACCGTCCCGGCGCCGAGGACATCATGGCCGCCATCCGGGAGACCGTCGCCTACTGA
- a CDS encoding response regulator transcription factor, with amino-acid sequence MNGTSILVVEDEETLAESLRYNLIREGYEVTVVDDGRMALDTFRAKAADLVVLDLMLPGLGGFDVLRQIRASSEVPVVVVTAKDSEPDVVAGLELGADDYVTKPFSMRELMSRISANLRRASRGVHPPDSLVLEGGPVALDVDRHEVRVNGELVAFRPKEFDLLEALLLRKGRLVHRQVLLEDIWGVPFFGDPKTLDVHIRRVREKIEDDPRSPEWIVTVRGLGYKFVVEG; translated from the coding sequence ATGAACGGGACGTCGATCCTGGTGGTCGAGGACGAGGAGACCCTCGCGGAGTCGCTCCGCTACAACCTGATCCGTGAGGGTTACGAGGTCACGGTGGTCGATGACGGCCGCATGGCCCTCGACACCTTCCGGGCCAAGGCCGCCGATCTGGTGGTTCTGGACCTGATGCTGCCCGGGCTGGGCGGGTTCGACGTGCTGAGGCAGATCCGGGCGTCGTCCGAAGTCCCGGTGGTGGTGGTCACCGCCAAGGATTCGGAGCCCGATGTGGTGGCCGGCCTCGAGCTGGGCGCCGATGACTACGTCACCAAGCCGTTTTCGATGCGCGAGCTGATGTCTCGGATCAGCGCCAACCTTCGCCGGGCCTCCCGGGGTGTCCACCCTCCCGACTCCCTGGTGCTGGAGGGCGGGCCGGTGGCGCTCGACGTGGATCGCCATGAGGTCCGGGTCAACGGCGAGTTGGTCGCCTTCCGTCCCAAGGAGTTCGATCTCCTGGAGGCGTTGCTCCTGCGCAAGGGCAGGCTGGTCCATCGCCAGGTCCTCCTGGAGGACATCTGGGGGGTGCCCTTCTTCGGCGACCCCAAGACGCTCGATGTGCATATCCGTCGCGTGCGAGAGAAGATCGAGGATGATCCCCGCTCTCCAGAATGGATCGTCACGGTCCGGGGCCTGGGATACAAGTTCGTCGTTGAGGGCTGA
- the pstB gene encoding phosphate ABC transporter ATP-binding protein PstB codes for MGTTTGSDLETVAMEAVNLNAFYGKFRAVRDVNLSFRDRQITALIGPSGCGKTTLLRTLNRMNDLVPGARAEGEVRFHGQNIFDASVDPVELRRRVGMVFQKPNPFPKTIYQNVAWGARINGMKQDLDGLVEHSLRQAALWDEVKDKLDESGYSLSGGQQQRLCIARAIAVKPEIILMDEPTSALDPVATLRIEELIQELKVNYTIIIVTHNMQQAARASDHTVFLNMDSDRAGYVVEAGTTGTLFTRPAKQETEDYITGRFG; via the coding sequence ATGGGAACCACGACCGGATCGGACCTCGAGACCGTCGCCATGGAGGCGGTGAACCTCAATGCGTTCTACGGAAAGTTCCGGGCGGTCAGGGACGTCAACCTGTCGTTCCGGGACAGGCAGATCACGGCCCTGATCGGACCGTCCGGATGCGGCAAGACCACCCTGTTGCGGACCCTGAACCGGATGAACGACCTGGTTCCGGGCGCCCGGGCGGAGGGCGAGGTCCGGTTCCACGGGCAGAACATCTTCGACGCGTCGGTGGATCCGGTGGAGTTGCGTAGGCGAGTGGGAATGGTCTTCCAGAAGCCCAATCCGTTCCCGAAGACCATCTACCAGAACGTGGCCTGGGGCGCCCGGATCAACGGTATGAAGCAAGACCTGGACGGCCTCGTGGAGCATTCTCTCCGCCAGGCCGCCCTCTGGGACGAGGTCAAGGACAAGCTCGACGAGAGCGGCTACTCCCTGTCCGGCGGCCAGCAACAGCGTCTCTGCATCGCTCGCGCCATCGCGGTGAAGCCCGAGATCATTCTGATGGACGAGCCGACTTCGGCGCTCGATCCGGTTGCGACCCTGCGGATCGAGGAGCTGATCCAGGAGCTGAAGGTCAACTACACGATCATCATCGTCACCCACAACATGCAGCAGGCGGCGCGGGCCTCGGACCACACGGTGTTCCTCAACATGGACTCCGACCGGGCCGGGTACGTGGTGGAGGCGGGGACCACGGGCACGCTCTTCACCCGGCCCGCGAAGCAGGAGACCGAGGACTACATCACGGGTCGGTTCGGATGA
- the phoU gene encoding phosphate signaling complex protein PhoU produces the protein MTEFRSLFHSELNQLEVLLLDMSELAEVQINNAVEALLQGDAELAHQVVLGDREIDQLYVEVERRWHEVMARQTPVASDLRLMSLILQAGHSLERMGDQASNIAKIVEATSTLPTNRTILLHIREMRSIVVPMVETAMEALVKRDLNLALRLPELDDPADWLNRNMWKEVAACASNPEMLEWAVHMMLVSRALERVGDRAVDIGEQVAFLLTGEQHEFPEGWVTAPGSV, from the coding sequence ATGACCGAGTTCCGGAGCCTGTTCCATTCCGAGCTCAACCAGCTCGAGGTCCTGCTGCTCGACATGTCCGAGCTGGCGGAGGTCCAGATAAACAACGCGGTGGAGGCGTTGCTGCAGGGCGATGCGGAGCTGGCCCACCAGGTGGTGCTGGGGGATCGCGAGATCGACCAGCTCTACGTGGAGGTGGAGCGGCGCTGGCATGAGGTGATGGCCCGCCAGACCCCGGTGGCCTCGGATCTGCGGCTGATGTCGCTCATCCTCCAGGCCGGGCACAGCCTGGAACGGATGGGCGACCAGGCATCGAACATAGCCAAGATCGTGGAGGCGACCTCAACTCTCCCCACCAACAGGACCATCCTGTTGCATATCCGGGAGATGCGGTCGATCGTGGTGCCGATGGTGGAGACGGCCATGGAGGCGCTCGTCAAGAGGGACCTCAATCTCGCCCTCCGGCTGCCGGAGCTGGACGATCCTGCGGACTGGTTGAACCGCAACATGTGGAAGGAGGTGGCCGCCTGCGCGTCCAATCCCGAGATGCTCGAATGGGCGGTCCACATGATGCTGGTGTCGAGGGCCCTGGAGAGGGTCGGCGACCGGGCGGTCGACATCGGCGAGCAGGTGGCGTTCCTGCTGACCGGCGAGCAGCACGAGTTCCCCGAGGGCTGGGTAACGGCTCCCGGTTCGGTATGA
- the pstA gene encoding phosphate ABC transporter permease PstA: MTASGTEVDSGSSDLLRTSAQMRRRQRRGLVAKFALLGALMVAVAALVTLIVTILNSSFGLVAVENERSPGELVTGLGYPEGTALGDLTKEDLVALLEAEISTNLGRRFEREQRFFGDRMVFEDLYVLNDLCMTDDPPPACYLPARSHSQVEALVVERVVEPTIVGTWSFFSSVFSRHEVEAYAAQKYPGAELEFRSWLSWDFVVNPQSPEPAIAGIRTALLGSLWVVLITLAFSFPIGVGAAIYLEEYARESRLNAILQTNINNLAGVPSIIYGMLGLAIFVRTLEAITSGSFLGTGSEATANGRTIVSAGLTLGLLILPIIIINAQEAIRAVPGSLRQAGMALGSTRWQTVRSHVLPNALPGILTGTILAVARALGETAPLVVVGASTFITTDPSGPFSKFTVLPIQIYQWTSRPQDEFRNIAAAAILVLLVLLLTLNTAAVILRNKYSRRTA; encoded by the coding sequence ATGACGGCGTCCGGTACGGAAGTGGACAGCGGGTCCTCCGACCTCCTGCGAACTTCCGCGCAGATGAGGCGCCGGCAGCGCCGGGGACTCGTGGCGAAGTTCGCACTGCTGGGCGCCCTGATGGTGGCGGTGGCGGCGCTGGTGACGCTGATCGTCACCATCCTGAACTCGTCATTCGGCCTGGTGGCGGTTGAGAACGAACGCTCCCCGGGTGAGCTGGTAACCGGCCTCGGATACCCGGAGGGCACCGCCCTCGGCGACCTGACCAAGGAGGATCTGGTAGCGCTCCTCGAAGCCGAGATCTCGACCAACCTGGGCCGCCGGTTCGAGCGGGAGCAACGCTTCTTCGGCGACCGGATGGTCTTCGAGGATCTGTACGTGCTCAACGACCTGTGCATGACGGACGATCCCCCGCCCGCCTGTTACCTGCCCGCCCGGAGCCATTCCCAGGTCGAGGCGCTGGTGGTGGAGCGGGTGGTGGAGCCCACCATCGTCGGCACCTGGTCCTTCTTCTCGTCCGTGTTCAGCCGTCACGAGGTGGAGGCCTACGCGGCGCAGAAGTACCCCGGCGCGGAACTGGAGTTCCGATCCTGGCTCTCGTGGGACTTCGTGGTCAATCCGCAGTCGCCGGAGCCGGCCATCGCCGGGATCCGCACCGCCCTGCTCGGGTCGCTCTGGGTGGTGCTGATCACCCTGGCCTTCTCCTTCCCCATCGGGGTCGGGGCCGCCATCTACCTCGAGGAATATGCGCGCGAGAGCCGCCTGAACGCCATCCTGCAGACGAATATCAACAACCTGGCCGGCGTTCCGTCGATCATCTACGGGATGCTCGGTCTGGCGATCTTCGTCCGGACCCTGGAGGCCATCACCAGCGGCTCGTTCCTGGGGACCGGCAGCGAGGCGACCGCCAACGGCCGGACCATCGTGTCGGCCGGCCTCACGCTCGGCCTGCTGATCCTGCCGATCATCATCATCAACGCCCAGGAGGCGATCCGGGCCGTACCGGGCTCGCTGCGCCAGGCGGGCATGGCGCTGGGTTCCACCAGATGGCAGACGGTGCGCTCCCACGTTCTCCCCAACGCCCTTCCCGGCATACTGACGGGAACCATCCTGGCCGTGGCCAGGGCGCTCGGGGAGACAGCCCCCCTCGTGGTGGTGGGTGCGTCGACCTTCATAACCACCGATCCGAGCGGGCCGTTCTCGAAGTTCACGGTGCTGCCGATCCAGATCTACCAGTGGACGAGCCGGCCTCAGGACGAGTTCCGCAACATCGCCGCGGCCGCCATCCTGGTGTTGCTGGTGCTGCTCCTCACGCTCAACACGGCGGCGGTGATCCTTAGAAACAAGTATTCTCGGAGGACAGCATGA
- the polX gene encoding DNA polymerase/3'-5' exonuclease PolX, with the protein MEGGRYDRPQVLPGRVAAGEEGRPVTNAEIAAVFDELAALTRIADGTAQSFRARAYESATKTIRGLPRPAADLSAAELMRVQGIGKSTASMIREYVESGRLRRLETLRKEYPPAFQELVRIPGLGPKRAVTLRTALGVDSVEALLVALDSRAVRELPGFGRKTEENLRRAIDRLGWTGKERRTPILVAMREAERLVADLSGLLGVDRAAYCGSLRRFRDTVADLDLLVATSDPSSVARRLAGRSWVSEVIGSGDTKTSVLTHAGLQVDVRMVPEHQWGAALLYFTGSKEHNIRLRRLAIERGWVLSEYALYESETEAVVAQRTEEDIYRALGMEWVPPPIREDQGEIEEALTGRMPDLVAESDLRGDLHVHTDMSGDGQDSLEAMLDKAVAKGLEYIAITDHAENLAINGVGRDEMLAQRRRIARLRTRYPGLRILHGVELNIGRDGSLDYDHDFLMDYDWCVASVHSHFDLPQEEQTVRVISAMAHPAVDVVGHLQGRRIGRRPPIDLEVGAVLEAAELTGTAIEINSHLDRLDATVEVLLQARGRDVRFVISSDAHDTGELDQTAWGVLQARRGRVSRDMIANTWPVDRFLAWARDRRHGR; encoded by the coding sequence ATGGAGGGCGGCCGATACGATCGACCGCAGGTGCTCCCGGGCCGGGTGGCGGCTGGTGAGGAGGGCCGTCCGGTGACCAATGCCGAGATAGCAGCCGTCTTCGACGAGTTGGCCGCGCTCACGCGGATCGCTGACGGGACTGCCCAGTCGTTCCGGGCCAGGGCCTACGAGTCGGCGACGAAGACCATCAGGGGGCTGCCCCGGCCGGCTGCCGACCTGTCGGCGGCGGAGTTGATGCGGGTTCAGGGGATCGGCAAGTCCACGGCATCCATGATTCGCGAGTATGTCGAGAGCGGCCGGCTTCGCCGCCTCGAGACCCTCCGCAAGGAGTACCCCCCGGCCTTCCAGGAACTGGTCCGCATCCCGGGCCTGGGTCCCAAGCGGGCGGTGACACTGCGAACGGCCCTGGGGGTGGACTCGGTGGAGGCTCTCCTCGTCGCGCTGGACTCCCGGGCGGTACGGGAACTGCCGGGCTTCGGTCGGAAGACGGAGGAGAACCTGCGGCGAGCCATCGACCGGCTCGGTTGGACAGGCAAGGAGCGGCGGACCCCGATACTGGTGGCCATGCGCGAGGCCGAGCGCCTGGTCGCGGATCTGAGCGGGCTGCTCGGCGTGGACCGGGCCGCCTACTGCGGGAGCCTGCGGAGGTTCCGCGACACGGTGGCCGACCTCGACCTGCTGGTGGCTACCTCCGATCCCTCCTCGGTGGCCCGGCGCCTGGCAGGCCGGTCGTGGGTGAGCGAGGTCATCGGCTCGGGCGATACCAAGACCTCGGTGCTGACCCATGCGGGCCTCCAGGTGGATGTCCGCATGGTGCCCGAGCACCAGTGGGGAGCGGCCCTCCTCTACTTCACCGGTTCCAAGGAGCACAACATCCGGCTGCGGAGGCTGGCGATCGAGCGGGGCTGGGTGCTCAGCGAGTACGCCCTCTACGAGTCCGAGACCGAAGCCGTGGTGGCGCAGCGGACCGAGGAGGACATCTACCGGGCGCTGGGGATGGAGTGGGTGCCGCCGCCGATCCGGGAGGATCAGGGGGAGATCGAGGAGGCGCTCACCGGCCGGATGCCCGATCTGGTGGCTGAGAGCGATCTCCGAGGTGACCTGCACGTTCACACCGACATGTCCGGCGATGGGCAGGACTCTCTGGAGGCGATGCTCGACAAGGCCGTCGCCAAGGGGCTGGAGTACATCGCCATCACGGACCATGCCGAGAACCTGGCCATCAACGGGGTCGGGCGGGATGAGATGCTGGCCCAGCGCCGCCGTATCGCCCGCCTTCGAACCCGTTACCCCGGGTTACGGATCCTGCACGGGGTGGAGCTGAATATCGGACGGGACGGCTCTCTGGACTACGACCACGACTTCCTCATGGACTACGACTGGTGTGTCGCCTCCGTCCACAGCCATTTCGACCTCCCGCAGGAGGAGCAGACCGTGCGGGTGATCTCCGCCATGGCGCACCCGGCGGTCGATGTGGTCGGCCACCTCCAGGGACGGAGGATCGGGCGCCGCCCGCCCATCGACCTGGAGGTGGGGGCGGTGCTGGAGGCGGCCGAGCTGACCGGCACGGCCATCGAGATCAATTCCCACCTGGACCGGCTCGATGCGACCGTCGAGGTGCTACTCCAGGCCCGGGGGAGGGACGTGCGGTTCGTCATCTCCTCCGACGCCCACGACACGGGGGAACTGGATCAGACGGCTTGGGGCGTCCTCCAGGCTCGACGAGGCCGGGTGAGCCGCGACATGATCGCTAACACCTGGCCGGTGGACCGCTTCCTCGCCTGGGCCCGGGACCGACGGCACGGACGTTAG
- a CDS encoding NAD-dependent malic enzyme, translating into MTLASAGYSVTLRLYAPPDDQHAIGRITTAIGTSGGVVTALDFVEFEATRLVLDVTANTRDDDHADQITDAVAAVEGVTVHKVSDRTFLFHLGGKLEVQNRIRLRNRDQLSMAYTPGVARVSRALAKRPEDARNLTVKGNSVAIVTDGSAVLGLGNIGPVAALPVMEGKAALFKRFANVNAWPICLDSQDTDEIVRAVEMLAPVFGGINLEDIAAPRCFEIEDRLRKSLDIPVFHDDQHGTAIVVLAALTNALRVVNKEMGDVKVAMSGAGAAGVAVAKLLEAAGIADIVALDRGGIISEERTLTDASKIWLRENTNRENRKGGILEALEGMDVFVGVSGPDLFDAREIRRMAPDPIVFGLANPDPEFDPQVAREYAPVVATGRSDYPNQINNVLAFPGVFRGTLDARATKITEAMKVAAARAIASVVRPEQINASYIIPSVFNPGVVKRVAEAVESAANT; encoded by the coding sequence ATGACACTGGCCAGCGCGGGGTATTCGGTAACCCTCCGATTGTACGCCCCGCCCGACGATCAGCATGCCATCGGCCGCATCACCACCGCCATCGGGACCTCCGGCGGGGTGGTAACGGCGCTGGACTTCGTCGAGTTCGAAGCCACCCGGCTGGTGCTGGACGTCACCGCCAACACCCGCGATGACGACCACGCCGACCAGATCACCGATGCGGTGGCCGCGGTCGAGGGGGTCACGGTCCACAAGGTCTCGGACCGCACCTTCCTCTTCCATCTGGGAGGGAAGCTCGAGGTCCAGAACCGGATCCGGCTCCGCAACCGCGACCAGCTCTCGATGGCCTACACGCCGGGGGTGGCCCGGGTCAGCCGGGCTCTCGCCAAGCGGCCCGAGGATGCCCGCAACCTCACCGTCAAGGGGAACTCGGTGGCCATCGTCACGGACGGCAGCGCCGTGCTCGGACTGGGCAACATCGGGCCGGTGGCCGCCCTACCGGTCATGGAGGGGAAGGCCGCCCTGTTCAAACGTTTTGCCAACGTCAACGCCTGGCCGATCTGTCTCGACTCCCAGGACACCGACGAGATCGTGCGGGCGGTCGAGATGCTGGCGCCGGTATTCGGGGGTATAAACCTCGAGGACATCGCCGCGCCGCGCTGTTTCGAGATCGAGGACCGGCTCCGCAAGTCGCTCGACATCCCGGTCTTCCACGACGACCAGCACGGTACCGCCATCGTGGTCCTGGCCGCCCTGACCAACGCCCTGCGGGTGGTGAACAAGGAGATGGGCGATGTCAAGGTGGCCATGAGCGGGGCCGGCGCGGCCGGCGTGGCGGTCGCCAAGCTCCTCGAGGCGGCCGGCATCGCGGACATCGTGGCCCTCGACCGGGGCGGCATCATCAGCGAGGAGCGCACATTGACGGACGCTTCGAAGATCTGGCTGAGGGAGAACACCAACCGGGAGAACCGCAAGGGCGGCATCCTCGAGGCGTTGGAAGGCATGGACGTGTTCGTGGGCGTGAGCGGCCCCGACCTGTTCGACGCCAGGGAGATCCGGCGTATGGCGCCCGATCCCATCGTGTTCGGGCTGGCGAATCCCGACCCCGAGTTCGATCCCCAGGTGGCGCGCGAGTACGCACCGGTGGTGGCAACCGGCCGCTCCGACTACCCCAACCAGATCAACAACGTGCTGGCCTTCCCGGGGGTCTTCCGCGGGACCCTGGACGCCCGCGCCACGAAGATCACCGAGGCCATGAAGGTGGCCGCCGCCCGCGCCATCGCCTCGGTGGTGCGACCCGAACAGATCAACGCCAGCTACATCATCCCGTCGGTGTTCAACCCCGGCGTGGTGAAACGGGTGGCGGAAGCGGTGGAGTCGGCCGCCAACACCTGA
- the pstC gene encoding phosphate ABC transporter permease subunit PstC, with product MAGSLRKRRRPGEAAIRGLLFIAAALSILTTVGIVFELGKEALLFFRSEEASLVEFLSSTQWQPAILDFGIWPLVLATLTTSVTAMVVALPVGLATAIYLSEYATPRVRGTIKPVLEILAGIPTVVYGYFALTFMTPLLRSILGVSVVEIFNTASAGIVVGILIIPLVSSMSEDALHAVPMSLREASYAVGATRLEASLRVVLPAALSGITAAFVVSISRAIGETMVVAIAAGAGPKNFTFGADSLFGYILNPFVAGETMTGHIVRISGGDLSYNSIDYNSIFAIGLALFVITLTLNVLSRRFVARFREVYE from the coding sequence ATGGCCGGTTCCTTGCGCAAGAGGCGGCGGCCGGGCGAGGCGGCGATACGTGGGCTGCTCTTCATCGCAGCCGCCCTGTCGATTCTCACCACCGTGGGCATCGTCTTCGAGTTGGGGAAGGAGGCCCTGCTCTTCTTCAGGTCGGAGGAGGCGTCGCTGGTCGAGTTCCTGTCCTCCACGCAATGGCAACCGGCCATTCTGGACTTCGGCATCTGGCCCCTGGTCCTGGCCACGCTGACCACCTCGGTCACGGCCATGGTGGTGGCGCTGCCGGTGGGTCTGGCCACCGCCATCTACCTGAGCGAGTACGCCACCCCCCGGGTGAGAGGCACCATCAAGCCGGTGCTCGAGATACTGGCCGGCATCCCGACGGTGGTCTACGGCTACTTCGCCCTCACCTTCATGACCCCGCTTCTCAGGTCCATCCTGGGGGTGAGCGTGGTGGAGATCTTCAACACGGCATCCGCCGGGATCGTGGTGGGCATCCTGATCATCCCGCTCGTCAGCTCCATGTCCGAGGACGCCCTCCACGCGGTGCCGATGTCGCTCCGGGAGGCCTCCTACGCGGTAGGGGCCACCAGGTTGGAAGCCTCGCTGCGGGTGGTGCTGCCGGCTGCGCTCTCGGGTATAACGGCGGCCTTCGTGGTCTCGATCTCCCGGGCCATCGGCGAGACCATGGTGGTGGCGATAGCGGCCGGCGCCGGGCCCAAGAACTTCACGTTCGGCGCCGACAGCCTGTTCGGCTACATCCTGAACCCGTTCGTGGCGGGCGAGACCATGACCGGACACATCGTCCGCATCAGCGGCGGTGACCTGAGCTACAACTCGATCGACTACAACTCCATCTTCGCGATCGGGCTGGCGCTGTTCGTCATCACCCTGACGCTCAACGTCCTGAGCCGCCGTTTCGTGGCCCGATTCCGCGAGGTCTACGAATGA